One segment of Prionailurus bengalensis isolate Pbe53 chromosome E3, Fcat_Pben_1.1_paternal_pri, whole genome shotgun sequence DNA contains the following:
- the LOC122471471 gene encoding zymogen granule membrane protein 16-like, with product MLTIALLALVCASTSANAIQARSSSFNGEYGGGGGRRFSHSGYQLEGPITAIRVRVNRYYIVGLQVRYGKVWSDYVGGTQGDLEEIFLHPGESVIQVSGKYKYYLRKLVFVTDKGRYLPFGKDTGTSFNAVPLYPNTVLRFISGRSGALINAIGLHWDVYPSDCGSC from the exons ATGTTGACCATTGCTCTTCTTGCCCTTGTCTGCGCATCAACCTCAGCCAATGCCA TTCAGGCTAGGTCCTCCTCCTTCAATGGAGAGTATGGAGGTGGTGGAGGCCGTCGATTCTCCCATTCTGGTTACCAGCTGGAGGGCCCCATCACCGCCATCCGCGTCCGGGTCAACAGATACTACATCGTAGG cctccaggTGCGCTATGGCAAGGTGTGGAGCGACTATGTGGGTGGCACCCAGGGAGACCTGGAGGAGATTTTCCTGCACCCCGGGGAGTCAGTGATCCAGGTGTCTGGCAAGTACAAGTACTACCTGAGGAAGCTCGTCTTCGTGACTGACAAGGGCCGGTACCTGCCTTTTGGGAAAGACACAGGCACGAGTTTCAATGCTGTCCCCTTGTACCCCAACACCGTGCTACGCTTCATCAGCGGCCGATCTGGTGCCCTCATCAATGCCATCGGCCTGCACTGGGACGTCTATCCCAGCGACTGTGGCAGTTGCTGA